From one Holophagales bacterium genomic stretch:
- a CDS encoding D-glycerate dehydrogenase yields the protein MKVFVSQPLPEPSTGEILAGFEVVVGRPGGWDAEAAVHIPESVAVIPTPREKVTEALLALAPHLKVVANCAVGTDNVDLDACRRRGVVVTNTPGVLTEATADLTWLLILAVARRFREGDALIRSGKWDGWKPLELMGLSLEGRTLGVFGFGRIGRAVARRAEASGMRVVSASEGDPPAAFERLLAASDVVTIHAPLTPQTRGRFGAHELARMKRGAILVNTARGPILDEAALAAALVSGHLGGAGLDVYEKEPAVHPALLTLANVVLLPHLGSATRETRLAMARTACEEVVRVLGGHPPQYRVA from the coding sequence GTGAAAGTCTTCGTGTCGCAGCCCCTCCCCGAGCCCTCCACGGGCGAGATCCTGGCGGGCTTCGAGGTCGTCGTCGGACGTCCGGGCGGCTGGGACGCCGAGGCGGCCGTGCACATTCCTGAATCGGTCGCCGTCATCCCGACCCCGCGGGAGAAGGTGACCGAGGCCCTCCTCGCCCTCGCGCCGCACCTGAAGGTCGTCGCCAACTGCGCCGTCGGTACCGACAACGTCGACCTCGACGCGTGTCGGAGGCGGGGTGTGGTCGTGACGAACACGCCCGGGGTCCTGACCGAGGCGACCGCCGACCTGACGTGGCTCCTCATCCTCGCCGTGGCCCGGCGTTTCCGCGAAGGGGACGCGCTGATCCGGTCCGGGAAGTGGGACGGCTGGAAGCCGCTGGAGCTGATGGGGCTCTCGCTCGAGGGCCGAACCCTCGGCGTCTTCGGCTTCGGCCGGATCGGACGGGCGGTGGCCCGTCGCGCGGAGGCGTCCGGGATGCGTGTCGTCTCCGCGTCGGAAGGCGATCCGCCCGCGGCCTTCGAGCGCCTTCTCGCCGCGTCGGACGTCGTGACGATCCACGCGCCGCTCACGCCCCAGACGCGCGGCCGGTTCGGCGCCCACGAGCTGGCGCGGATGAAGCGAGGCGCGATCCTCGTCAACACCGCCCGCGGGCCGATCCTCGACGAGGCCGCTCTCGCCGCGGCCCTCGTCTCGGGTCATCTCGGCGGCGCGGGGCTCGATGTCTACGAGAAGGAGCCGGCGGTTCACCCGGCGCTCCTGACGCTCGCGAACGTCGTCCTCCTCCCACACCTCGGTTCGGCGACGCGCGAGACCCGCCTCGCGATGGCTCGGACGGCCTGCGAAGAGGTCGTCCGGGTCCTGGGCGGCCATCCGCCGCAGTACCGGGTCGCGTGA
- a CDS encoding ABC transporter ATP-binding protein has translation MSNGPTALAFSAASKSYGDVLALSGLTLEVPPGVVFALVGPNGAGKTTTIGLLTGLLAPTSGTATIFGIDVAAHPVEAKRLLGFVPDRPYLWPRWTPRESLRFVGAVFGGRGRALEDRIESEVRAFGLDDVADRTNETLSHGTRQKVALAQAFLHDPRLFVLDEPMVGLDPLAQKLLVGRLRERTLQGAAVLLTTHQLSLAEDVADDAGVLVKGRLVARGAPLGMTARGRTGRLSELFFDLAADGGEP, from the coding sequence ATGTCCAACGGGCCCACCGCCCTCGCGTTTTCGGCGGCCTCCAAGAGCTACGGCGACGTCCTCGCCCTCTCCGGCCTGACGCTCGAGGTCCCGCCCGGCGTCGTCTTCGCCCTCGTCGGGCCGAACGGCGCGGGCAAGACGACGACGATCGGCCTTCTCACCGGGCTCCTCGCTCCGACATCCGGCACGGCGACGATCTTCGGAATCGACGTCGCGGCGCACCCGGTGGAGGCCAAGCGGCTCCTGGGATTCGTCCCCGACCGCCCCTACCTCTGGCCTCGCTGGACCCCGCGCGAGTCGCTCCGTTTCGTCGGGGCGGTCTTCGGGGGGCGCGGCCGCGCCCTCGAGGACCGCATCGAGAGCGAGGTGCGGGCTTTCGGCCTCGACGACGTCGCGGACCGGACGAACGAGACGCTCTCCCACGGCACGCGGCAGAAGGTCGCGCTGGCGCAGGCGTTCCTCCACGACCCCCGGCTCTTCGTCCTCGACGAGCCGATGGTCGGCCTCGACCCGCTCGCCCAGAAGCTCCTCGTCGGCAGGCTCCGGGAGAGGACGTTGCAGGGTGCCGCCGTGCTCCTGACGACCCACCAGCTCTCCCTCGCCGAAGACGTTGCCGACGACGCCGGAGTCCTCGTGAAGGGCCGGCTCGTGGCTCGCGGCGCGCCGCTCGGGATGACGGCCCGCGGCCGGACGGGCCGGCTGTCCGAGCTCTTCTTCGACCTGGCGGCGGACGGCGGGGAGCCGTGA
- a CDS encoding glycosyltransferase encodes MTKVVLIGPVPPWRSGIADQTVRLARAMTRLGEPPLVITFSRMYPRALYPGEADRGDGAFPADLEVAALLDGFDPLSFRRAAEVAAQRGAGLVVAAFWTSVFAPHLALFLASHRAEVPDAVRVLLCHNLADHEAGAPRRALARLALRRADVLAVQNAGDLATARCEVPEARAVLVPHPSEPVLPVPRGEARARLGLPQGAPVFLFSGLLRPYKGWDVLLEAFATTRRAVPDAVLLLAGEPWGEAKRLESRPVPAGVRLFLRFLPAEERGLLFDACDAVVCPYRHATGSGIAADAVSHGRPVIGSDVPGLAVVVEDGISGLLVPPGDAGALAAALLRFVREGLAERLGAGAVALGRRFTPEAHARTILSLGGIAP; translated from the coding sequence GTGACGAAGGTCGTCCTCATCGGGCCGGTCCCGCCGTGGCGGAGCGGCATCGCCGACCAGACGGTGAGGCTCGCGCGGGCGATGACTCGTCTCGGCGAGCCGCCCCTCGTCATCACCTTCTCGCGGATGTACCCGCGCGCGCTCTATCCGGGCGAGGCGGACCGCGGCGACGGCGCCTTCCCGGCCGACCTCGAGGTCGCGGCGCTTCTCGACGGCTTCGACCCGCTCTCGTTCCGGCGCGCGGCCGAGGTCGCGGCCCAGCGGGGGGCGGGCCTCGTCGTGGCGGCATTCTGGACGTCGGTCTTCGCGCCGCACCTCGCCCTCTTCCTCGCCTCCCACCGCGCCGAGGTTCCGGACGCGGTCCGCGTCCTCCTCTGCCACAACCTCGCCGACCACGAGGCGGGCGCGCCCCGAAGGGCGCTCGCCCGCCTCGCGCTCCGGAGGGCCGACGTCCTCGCCGTCCAGAATGCCGGAGACCTCGCGACGGCGCGCTGCGAGGTACCCGAGGCCCGGGCCGTTCTCGTGCCCCACCCGTCGGAGCCGGTTCTGCCCGTCCCGAGGGGCGAGGCGCGGGCGCGCCTCGGCCTCCCGCAGGGCGCACCGGTGTTCCTCTTCAGCGGACTCCTGCGGCCGTACAAGGGGTGGGACGTCCTTCTCGAGGCGTTCGCGACCACGAGACGTGCGGTTCCGGACGCGGTGCTCCTCCTCGCGGGAGAGCCGTGGGGAGAGGCGAAGCGTCTCGAGTCCCGTCCCGTCCCGGCGGGGGTCCGACTCTTCCTTCGATTCCTCCCGGCCGAGGAGCGTGGACTCCTCTTCGACGCGTGCGACGCCGTCGTCTGCCCCTACCGTCACGCGACCGGATCGGGGATCGCCGCCGACGCCGTGTCGCACGGCCGTCCCGTCATCGGGTCGGACGTCCCCGGGCTCGCGGTCGTCGTCGAAGATGGAATATCCGGTCTCCTGGTCCCGCCAGGCGACGCGGGTGCCCTCGCCGCGGCCCTGCTCCGGTTCGTCCGCGAGGGCCTCGCGGAACGCCTCGGCGCGGGGGCCGTCGCGCTCGGCCGACGCTTCACGCCCGAAGCGCACGCGCGGACGATCCTCTCTCTGGGCGGAATCGCACCCTGA
- a CDS encoding class I SAM-dependent rRNA methyltransferase: protein MLKPIFLRPGRDDAARRRHPWVFSRALSGNPSVAAEEVEVRAASGALLGRGFASPRSSIAARIWRFDDGPIDAAFVRARLEAAARLRERFVPAETDGYRLVHAEGDGLPGLVVDRYGDVLVVQATTAGTEAARPLWLPALRELLPQTAILQSNDLASRHGEGLPLEDELLAGAPPPGRVPFRERGVTYVADLAGGQKTGFFLDQRENRHLVRSLAAGRSVLNLFSYSGAFGVAALAGGASRVTHVDVSEPALALARENHVANGQDLSRVETVAADAFEDLRSRVARGESWDVVVTDPPAFAKKTPDVDRACRGYKDVNRLALKLLAPGGLLLACSCSGPVSTDLFQKVLFAASLDAGVPARILERRGAGPDHPVSIDCPETEYLKAFLLSR, encoded by the coding sequence ATGCTGAAGCCGATCTTCCTCAGACCGGGACGCGACGACGCCGCCCGCCGCCGCCACCCGTGGGTCTTCTCTCGCGCCCTTTCGGGGAACCCGTCAGTTGCCGCGGAGGAGGTCGAGGTCCGTGCCGCGTCCGGCGCGCTCCTCGGCCGCGGGTTCGCCTCCCCCCGCTCCTCGATCGCCGCCCGGATCTGGAGGTTCGACGACGGGCCGATCGACGCGGCGTTCGTGAGAGCGCGCCTGGAGGCCGCCGCGAGGCTCCGCGAACGCTTCGTACCCGCGGAAACGGACGGCTACCGTCTCGTCCACGCCGAGGGAGACGGCCTGCCAGGTCTCGTCGTCGACCGGTACGGGGACGTTCTCGTCGTGCAGGCGACGACGGCCGGTACGGAGGCGGCACGGCCTCTCTGGCTGCCGGCCCTTCGGGAGCTGCTGCCGCAGACGGCGATCCTCCAGAGCAACGACCTCGCGAGCCGCCACGGCGAGGGCCTGCCTCTCGAGGACGAGCTCCTGGCGGGAGCCCCCCCGCCTGGTCGCGTCCCCTTCCGGGAAAGGGGTGTCACCTACGTCGCCGACCTCGCGGGCGGACAGAAGACCGGCTTCTTCCTCGACCAGAGGGAGAACCGCCACCTCGTCCGGAGTCTCGCCGCGGGGCGGAGCGTCCTCAACCTCTTCTCCTACTCGGGAGCCTTCGGCGTCGCCGCCCTGGCCGGCGGCGCCTCGCGCGTGACCCACGTCGACGTCTCCGAGCCGGCGCTCGCGCTCGCCCGCGAGAACCACGTCGCCAACGGGCAGGATCTCTCTCGCGTCGAGACGGTCGCGGCGGACGCGTTCGAGGACCTTCGCTCCCGCGTGGCCCGGGGCGAGTCGTGGGACGTCGTCGTCACCGACCCGCCCGCCTTCGCGAAGAAGACGCCCGACGTCGATCGCGCCTGCCGGGGCTACAAGGACGTGAACCGCCTCGCGCTGAAGCTCCTCGCGCCGGGTGGCCTGCTCCTCGCCTGCTCCTGCTCGGGCCCCGTCTCGACGGACCTCTTCCAGAAGGTCCTCTTCGCCGCCTCGCTCGACGCCGGGGTGCCGGCGCGCATCCTCGAGCGGCGCGGCGCCGGGCCCGATCACCCGGTCTCGATCGACTGCCCCGAGACCGAGTACCTGAAGGCGTTCCTCCTTTCGCGGTGA
- a CDS encoding formamidopyrimidine-DNA glycosylase, translating into MPELPDVALYVEHLTRRLAGRTLDRVRLASPFLLRTVSPPLSSAEGKVIRGFRRLGKRVVFELEGGPFLAVHLMIAGRFHWKDAVQAPVPKKVGLAAFDVQAATLLLTEASPKKRAALHVVATEEELLALSRGGIEPLEADTASFAAALRSESHTVKRALTDPRLFSGIGNAYSDEILHAAGISPFALTQKMRDDEVARLFEATRSTLKSWLGKLREEAGDRFPEKVTAFRPDFAVHGKYGRPCPVCGDPVQRLVYAANEANYCAACQTGGRLLADRALSRLLKDDWPRTPEELEEARAARREP; encoded by the coding sequence GTGCCCGAGCTCCCCGACGTCGCGCTCTACGTCGAGCACCTGACCCGGAGGCTCGCAGGGCGGACGCTCGATAGGGTCCGCCTCGCCTCGCCATTCCTCCTCCGGACGGTCTCTCCGCCGCTCTCGTCCGCCGAGGGAAAGGTGATCCGCGGATTCCGCAGGCTCGGCAAGCGGGTCGTCTTCGAGCTCGAAGGCGGGCCGTTCCTCGCGGTCCACCTGATGATCGCGGGGCGTTTCCACTGGAAGGACGCCGTGCAGGCGCCCGTGCCGAAGAAGGTGGGGCTCGCCGCCTTCGACGTGCAGGCAGCCACGCTTCTCCTGACGGAGGCGAGCCCGAAGAAAAGGGCGGCGCTGCACGTCGTCGCGACCGAGGAGGAGCTCCTGGCCCTCTCGCGCGGGGGGATCGAGCCGCTCGAGGCCGACACCGCCTCGTTTGCAGCGGCCCTGCGCTCCGAGAGCCACACCGTCAAGAGAGCGCTGACCGACCCGCGCCTCTTCAGCGGCATCGGGAACGCGTACTCGGACGAGATCCTGCACGCGGCGGGGATCTCCCCGTTCGCGCTGACGCAGAAGATGCGCGACGACGAGGTGGCGAGACTCTTCGAGGCGACGCGATCGACGCTGAAGTCGTGGCTCGGGAAGCTCCGCGAGGAAGCGGGGGACCGGTTCCCCGAGAAGGTCACAGCCTTCCGCCCGGACTTCGCCGTCCACGGCAAGTACGGCCGGCCGTGCCCCGTGTGCGGAGACCCGGTGCAGCGGCTCGTCTACGCCGCCAACGAGGCGAACTACTGTGCCGCGTGCCAGACGGGCGGCAGGCTCCTCGCCGACCGCGCGCTCTCGCGCCTCCTGAAGGACGACTGGCCGAGAACGCCCGAGGAGCTCGAGGAAGCGAGAGCGGCCCGGCGCGAGCCGTGA
- a CDS encoding M13 family metallopeptidase, producing the protein MRSTSLLMILALAFTMSAVAAGPSAPAAAPALKPVDPATFDPTVKPCEDFYQHAVGGWLKANPIPADKSRWGSFEELADRNRAVLKSILEETSAKADWPKGSVKQKVGDFFAAGMDEAAIEKAGTKPLAPWLAKIDGVKSAADLPKLVAELHGRRLMAGYGFFVSQDQKETTRTIPMIGQGGLGLPDRDYYVKDDAKSKEIREKYVAHVAKMLELLGEPADAAKAKAAVVMNLETKLAMAARTRVELRDPEKNYNKRTVAQLVEAAPGYDWKAYLVAMGVSESQDLNVRQPEFAKAFAAMAASEPLDSWKAYFRWHLVRVSASYLPKRFDEEAFAFFGRTLNGVPEQEERWKRVQAATDGALGEALGQIYVERAFSAKSKERMKILVENLRASLKDRIEAAPWMGAETKKAAQKKLAAFGVKIGYPDRWRDYTALEVSRASYFDNVVAANAFEVKRNLGKLGKPIDRTEWGMTPPTVNAYYSATMNEIVFPAGILQPPFFWADGDDAVNYGGIGVVIGHEMTHGFDDSGSRYDADGNLKNWWTEEDRKAYDARTALVVKQFDAYRPLADQAINGKMTLGENVSDLGGLKVSYEALRKALGKDPNAAEKVEGYTPAQRFFLNYAAVWRNNIRDEALRVRLNTDSHSPGRFRVLGPLSALPEFHAAFGCAGAGPMVMPEAERPSIW; encoded by the coding sequence ATGCGCTCGACGTCCCTTCTGATGATCCTCGCCCTCGCCTTCACGATGTCCGCCGTCGCGGCCGGACCGTCGGCCCCGGCAGCTGCTCCGGCTCTGAAGCCCGTCGATCCGGCGACGTTCGACCCGACCGTGAAGCCGTGCGAGGACTTCTACCAGCATGCCGTCGGCGGCTGGCTGAAGGCGAATCCGATCCCGGCCGACAAGTCGCGATGGGGCTCCTTCGAGGAGCTGGCCGACCGGAACCGGGCCGTCCTGAAGTCGATCCTGGAGGAGACCTCCGCGAAGGCCGATTGGCCGAAGGGGAGCGTGAAGCAGAAGGTGGGCGACTTCTTCGCCGCGGGGATGGACGAGGCCGCCATCGAGAAGGCGGGGACGAAACCGCTCGCGCCGTGGCTCGCGAAGATCGACGGCGTGAAGTCGGCCGCCGACCTGCCGAAGCTCGTCGCCGAGCTGCACGGCCGGCGTCTGATGGCCGGCTACGGCTTCTTCGTCTCCCAGGACCAGAAGGAGACCACCCGCACCATCCCGATGATCGGCCAGGGAGGCCTGGGCCTGCCCGACCGGGACTACTACGTCAAGGACGACGCCAAGTCGAAGGAGATCCGCGAGAAGTACGTCGCCCATGTGGCGAAGATGCTCGAGCTCCTCGGCGAGCCGGCCGACGCCGCGAAGGCGAAGGCCGCCGTCGTGATGAATCTCGAGACGAAGCTCGCGATGGCCGCACGCACGCGCGTCGAGCTGCGCGACCCCGAAAAGAACTACAACAAGCGGACGGTGGCGCAGCTCGTGGAAGCCGCCCCCGGCTACGACTGGAAGGCCTACCTCGTCGCGATGGGCGTTTCCGAGAGCCAGGACCTGAACGTGAGGCAGCCCGAGTTTGCGAAGGCGTTCGCGGCGATGGCCGCCTCCGAGCCGCTCGATTCCTGGAAGGCCTACTTCCGGTGGCACCTCGTGCGCGTCTCGGCCTCTTATCTTCCGAAGCGGTTCGACGAGGAAGCGTTCGCCTTCTTCGGCCGGACGCTGAACGGCGTCCCGGAGCAGGAGGAGCGCTGGAAGCGGGTCCAGGCCGCCACCGACGGTGCCCTCGGAGAAGCGCTCGGTCAGATCTACGTCGAGAGAGCCTTCTCGGCGAAGTCGAAGGAGCGGATGAAGATCCTGGTGGAGAACCTGCGAGCCTCGCTGAAGGACCGGATCGAAGCGGCCCCCTGGATGGGCGCCGAGACGAAGAAGGCGGCGCAGAAGAAGCTCGCCGCGTTCGGCGTGAAGATCGGCTACCCCGACAGGTGGCGTGACTACACGGCTCTCGAGGTCTCCCGCGCGTCCTACTTCGACAACGTCGTCGCCGCGAACGCCTTCGAGGTGAAGCGCAACCTCGGCAAGCTCGGCAAGCCGATCGACCGGACCGAGTGGGGGATGACACCCCCGACCGTCAACGCCTACTACAGCGCGACGATGAACGAGATCGTCTTCCCGGCCGGCATCCTGCAGCCGCCGTTCTTCTGGGCCGACGGCGACGACGCCGTCAACTACGGCGGCATCGGCGTCGTCATCGGGCACGAGATGACGCACGGCTTCGACGACTCCGGCAGCCGCTACGATGCCGACGGGAACCTGAAGAACTGGTGGACCGAAGAGGACCGGAAGGCGTACGACGCGCGGACCGCCCTCGTCGTGAAGCAGTTCGACGCGTACAGGCCGCTCGCCGACCAGGCGATCAACGGGAAGATGACGCTCGGCGAGAACGTCTCCGACCTCGGCGGCCTGAAGGTCTCGTACGAGGCGCTTCGCAAGGCGCTCGGCAAGGACCCCAACGCCGCGGAGAAGGTCGAGGGGTACACCCCCGCCCAGCGCTTCTTCCTCAACTACGCCGCCGTCTGGCGCAACAACATCCGCGACGAGGCGCTCCGGGTCCGGCTCAACACCGATTCCCACAGCCCCGGACGTTTCCGCGTCCTGGGCCCGCTCTCGGCCCTCCCCGAGTTCCACGCCGCCTTCGGCTGCGCGGGAGCCGGCCCGATGGTGATGCCCGAGGCCGAGCGGCCGAGCATCTGGTAG
- a CDS encoding SpoIIE family protein phosphatase produces the protein MKATRALALGVLGALFIALVLPRFEAAQPRGLSVTRPRAVGIADAEARRLGIPVDRAFRTETWEENPLLEQELSRDTAARRRLTTDAVVGPRLGGFRVTYFRPGLEKFPEFGYVVVGLRGEILGARLRARAEEKGAQPAIEDLRPAADRFAASRSFPGAPRPAFDSARPNVLRERTDHTFRYRVPHAGPPETVSFFLNVYFVGDRLTGWDLYEEYSDGRAFRYELGGSIVTTLLRFVSVFGLLFLLLGIFLKKYHAGEVGVGTGAWLFGGQLLLLLLVDVALYRAQGYGVGFGGTDAFQTAAAQAAFRFLFFDVPLATLVFLSWSVGESYARERWGDRLASFDALLRRDPFNATVGGSLLTGLLLSPAVAASALVPFLPSIALGKAVPVLGDLSSLVLSSEVGPATAVLVALGSAIPVAVVAILFALSAFHRRRFLLLGFVASAVIGSVLAIGPAPVGPEVLRFLLGFGAPLAAAAVFIASDLLASAVSLFGATLLLGLLPLLRSFEGPALHGAAAALLVPLLVLLLLAVAGLVTRRTVEYRYEDLAPHVKRIVERERVKAEIDAANRIQAALLPPSDPKLPGVVVASHYRAATEIGGDYFDFIPLSEGRLGLAFGDVSGHGLTSGIVMAMAKSALLVQTGHDPSPVRVMEVLNDTVRKTAPKRMLMTFFFGVLDPPTGTLRYCSAGHLDPYVVRAGGGAVEPLSAWGFPLGVKRREPFVEHVAQLHPGDRLVLYSDGLIEALDDDGEPFGFTRFEDVLRDAARDGAGEIRHSLLAAVKRFTRNRPPEDDQTLVVLSLGAGQAAGEAAA, from the coding sequence ATGAAGGCGACACGCGCCCTTGCCCTTGGCGTACTCGGGGCTTTGTTCATCGCGCTGGTCCTGCCTCGCTTCGAGGCGGCACAGCCGCGGGGCCTCTCCGTTACCCGGCCCCGGGCCGTCGGGATCGCCGACGCCGAAGCCCGCCGCCTCGGCATTCCGGTGGACAGGGCGTTCCGGACGGAGACGTGGGAAGAGAACCCCCTTCTCGAGCAGGAGCTCTCCAGGGACACGGCCGCCCGCCGCCGCCTCACGACGGACGCCGTCGTCGGTCCCCGCCTCGGAGGCTTCCGCGTCACCTACTTCCGGCCGGGGCTCGAGAAGTTCCCGGAGTTCGGTTACGTCGTCGTCGGGCTTCGCGGCGAGATCCTCGGGGCCCGGCTCCGCGCCCGCGCCGAGGAGAAGGGGGCGCAGCCCGCCATCGAAGACCTGCGCCCGGCCGCCGACCGCTTCGCCGCGTCCAGGTCTTTTCCGGGAGCGCCCCGTCCCGCATTCGACAGCGCGCGGCCGAACGTCCTCAGAGAGAGGACCGACCACACCTTCCGCTATCGCGTACCGCACGCGGGCCCGCCCGAGACCGTCTCGTTCTTCCTGAACGTCTACTTCGTCGGGGACCGCCTGACGGGCTGGGATCTGTACGAGGAGTACAGCGACGGGCGCGCCTTCCGGTACGAGCTGGGCGGAAGCATCGTCACCACCCTGCTGAGGTTCGTCTCCGTCTTCGGCCTCCTCTTTCTCCTCCTCGGGATCTTCCTGAAGAAATACCACGCCGGGGAGGTGGGAGTCGGGACCGGAGCCTGGCTCTTCGGCGGCCAGCTCCTCCTCCTGCTGCTCGTCGACGTGGCGCTCTACCGGGCCCAGGGCTACGGGGTCGGCTTCGGCGGCACGGACGCTTTCCAGACGGCGGCGGCGCAGGCCGCGTTTCGGTTCCTCTTCTTCGACGTGCCGCTGGCGACGCTGGTCTTCCTCTCGTGGTCGGTGGGCGAGAGCTACGCCCGCGAGCGGTGGGGCGACCGCCTCGCGTCGTTCGACGCGCTCCTCCGGAGAGATCCGTTCAATGCGACGGTCGGAGGCTCGCTCCTCACCGGACTCCTCCTCTCGCCCGCGGTCGCCGCGTCCGCGCTCGTCCCGTTCCTGCCGTCGATCGCCCTCGGGAAGGCGGTTCCCGTTCTCGGCGACCTCTCGAGCCTCGTCCTGTCGTCCGAGGTCGGTCCGGCGACGGCGGTCCTGGTGGCGCTGGGCAGCGCGATTCCCGTCGCCGTCGTGGCGATCCTCTTCGCCCTTTCGGCGTTCCACCGCCGCCGGTTCCTCCTGCTCGGCTTCGTCGCTTCCGCCGTCATCGGATCGGTCCTGGCCATCGGACCCGCGCCGGTCGGCCCCGAGGTCCTCAGGTTCCTCCTCGGCTTCGGCGCTCCGCTCGCGGCCGCAGCGGTCTTCATCGCCTCCGACCTCCTCGCCTCGGCCGTGTCGCTGTTCGGTGCGACGCTCCTCCTCGGCCTCCTTCCCCTCCTGCGCTCCTTCGAGGGGCCGGCGCTCCACGGCGCAGCCGCGGCCCTCCTCGTGCCCCTGCTCGTCCTTCTCCTCCTCGCGGTGGCGGGGCTCGTCACGAGGCGGACCGTGGAGTACCGCTACGAGGACCTGGCCCCCCACGTGAAGCGGATCGTCGAACGCGAGCGCGTGAAGGCCGAGATCGACGCCGCGAACCGCATCCAGGCGGCCCTCCTCCCGCCGAGCGACCCGAAGCTGCCGGGAGTCGTCGTCGCGTCTCACTACCGGGCCGCCACGGAGATCGGGGGCGATTACTTCGACTTCATCCCGCTCTCCGAAGGACGGCTCGGCCTCGCCTTCGGCGACGTCTCGGGCCACGGCCTCACGAGCGGCATCGTGATGGCGATGGCGAAGTCGGCCCTCCTGGTCCAGACCGGGCACGACCCCTCGCCCGTGCGCGTCATGGAGGTCCTGAACGACACGGTGAGGAAGACGGCGCCGAAGCGGATGCTGATGACGTTCTTCTTCGGCGTCCTCGACCCGCCCACCGGCACGCTCCGCTACTGCTCCGCCGGGCACCTCGACCCGTACGTCGTCCGCGCGGGGGGCGGGGCGGTCGAACCCCTCTCCGCCTGGGGATTCCCGCTCGGCGTGAAGCGGCGCGAGCCGTTCGTCGAGCACGTGGCGCAGCTCCACCCCGGCGACCGGCTCGTCCTCTACAGCGACGGTCTCATCGAGGCGCTCGACGACGACGGCGAGCCGTTCGGCTTCACCCGCTTCGAGGACGTCCTGCGCGACGCGGCCCGCGACGGCGCCGGCGAGATCCGCCACTCGCTCCTGGCGGCCGTCAAGCGGTTCACGCGCAACCGCCCGCCGGAGGACGACCAGACCCTCGTCGTCCTCTCGCTCGGCGCCGGTCAGGCCGCCGGAGAAGCGGCGGCCTGA
- a CDS encoding aldo/keto reductase, with amino-acid sequence MEYRNLGRSGLKVSPLCLGTMMLGRWGNTDETACVRMVHRALDAGINFVDTSNNYGEGSSEEIVGKALAGRRNQAVLATKVWSRMGPGANEQGLSRKAIQEQVEASLRRLGTDVIDLYQIHRPDRTTPWEETLATLTDLVRQGKVRYVGCSTSHASDPGISPWTVRLEAWELVETLWLSERHGWERWISLQPPYSILRRTMEVDHFPVTQRFGLGNLVWSPLEGGWLTGKYRKGQANPLDTPRAVKWVGDLGNPKFARRIEVVEELLRLVEEKGTSLARFALKWTLRNPAVTSTIIGPRTLDQLEDAIASLGVVVSDEDTARVDALVPPGTSAL; translated from the coding sequence ATGGAATACCGAAACCTCGGACGCTCGGGCCTGAAGGTCTCCCCCCTCTGCCTCGGGACGATGATGCTCGGCCGCTGGGGAAACACCGACGAGACCGCGTGCGTGAGGATGGTCCACCGCGCGCTCGACGCGGGGATCAACTTCGTCGACACCTCGAACAACTACGGCGAGGGCTCGTCGGAGGAGATCGTCGGGAAGGCGCTCGCGGGACGTCGGAACCAGGCCGTCCTCGCGACGAAGGTCTGGTCGCGGATGGGCCCGGGCGCGAACGAGCAGGGGCTCTCCCGCAAGGCGATCCAGGAGCAGGTGGAAGCGAGCCTGCGACGGCTCGGGACCGACGTCATCGACCTCTACCAGATCCACCGTCCCGACCGGACGACGCCGTGGGAGGAGACGCTCGCGACCCTGACGGATCTGGTGCGCCAGGGAAAGGTGAGGTACGTCGGCTGCTCGACGAGCCACGCATCCGATCCCGGCATCAGCCCCTGGACCGTACGCCTCGAAGCCTGGGAGCTCGTGGAAACGCTCTGGCTCTCGGAGAGGCACGGGTGGGAGCGGTGGATCTCTCTCCAGCCTCCCTACTCGATCCTCCGCCGGACGATGGAGGTCGACCACTTCCCGGTCACGCAGCGTTTCGGCCTCGGCAACCTCGTCTGGAGCCCGCTCGAAGGGGGCTGGCTGACCGGCAAGTACCGCAAGGGGCAGGCGAATCCCCTCGACACGCCCCGGGCCGTCAAGTGGGTTGGAGACCTCGGCAACCCGAAGTTCGCGCGGAGGATCGAGGTCGTCGAGGAGCTGTTACGGCTCGTGGAGGAGAAGGGAACGTCGCTCGCGCGCTTTGCGCTGAAGTGGACGCTCCGGAACCCTGCGGTCACGTCGACGATCATCGGACCGCGGACGCTGGATCAGCTCGAGGACGCGATCGCCTCGCTCGGCGTCGTCGTCTCGGACGAGGACACGGCGCGCGTCGACGCGCTCGTCCCGCCGGGGACGAGCGCGCTCTAG